From Polaribacter butkevichii, a single genomic window includes:
- a CDS encoding phosphoenolpyruvate carboxylase: MNNLPKLDRFNENVLSKYQIYNSIFTTLPFDTIDDTGVLLPLLHKVCNKGFKLEKNPTEIVEHFFSKYQDEPTEKEKADLLFRFIQFIERQVVLFDAVEDAAYPIVNNMDGFGTLRNSKEAAFLSNKKDELRAHLEDFKVRIVLTAHPTQFYPGSVLGIITDLDKAIQDDDLLLIRKLLAQLGKTPFYKKEKPSPFDEAVSLIWYLEHVFYHSVPKIYNYIQQHIYDGEPIENEIIELGFWPGGDRDGNPFVTTKITLDVAERLRQTILRNYYRDIRRLKRRFTFDEVQEIFSKLEKRLYKHVVRSYTKVNFSQKILLEELYAAKEIIVNKHQSLFVEELNDVINKVKIFGFHFATLDIRQDSRVHHQAFTQIVKDLLETGDTTFPENYLRLSDEEQVEILSVVKGSIDPSILTDETSIKTIESIYALKEIQQRNGERGANRYIISNNQSALHVMQTFAMLNLCGFENELPVDVIPLFETVEDLENAEDVMRTLYSNKVYRHHVAKRGHKQTIMLGFSDGTKDGGYLMANWGIFKAKEALTRISREYDIEVVFFDGRGGPPARGGGKTHQFYASLGPTIEDKEIQLTIQGQTISSNFGTQNSSQYNLEQLISSGIKNDVFTKDQLNDSHRELINDMATTSYQTYVDFKNHPKFLPYLEKMSTLKYYAKTNIGSRPSKRGGSDKLDFSALRAIPFVGSWSQLKQNVPGFFGVGTALKKYEDAGRFDEIIEFYNASDFFRTLLENSMMSLTKSFFGLTSYMAEDEEFGEFWTLIFTEYETTKRLLLKLTGHKELMENFPVGKASIEVREQIVLPLLTIQQFALKKIQELQKNGGSAEDIEVYEKMVMRSLFGNINASRNSA; encoded by the coding sequence ATGAACAATTTACCTAAGCTAGATAGATTTAATGAAAATGTACTGTCTAAATATCAAATTTACAACAGTATTTTCACAACGCTACCTTTTGATACTATAGACGATACTGGGGTTTTGTTACCTCTTTTACATAAAGTTTGTAACAAAGGTTTTAAACTAGAAAAAAACCCTACAGAAATTGTAGAACATTTTTTTAGTAAATATCAAGACGAACCTACAGAAAAAGAAAAAGCAGATTTACTTTTTCGTTTTATTCAATTTATAGAACGTCAAGTTGTTTTATTTGATGCCGTAGAAGATGCCGCATATCCTATTGTAAATAATATGGATGGTTTTGGAACGCTTAGAAACTCTAAAGAAGCTGCATTTCTTAGCAATAAAAAAGACGAATTAAGAGCGCACTTAGAAGATTTTAAGGTTCGTATTGTATTAACAGCGCATCCAACGCAATTTTACCCAGGTTCTGTTTTAGGTATTATTACAGACTTAGATAAAGCAATACAAGATGATGACTTATTACTAATTAGAAAATTGTTAGCTCAGTTAGGTAAAACACCTTTCTATAAAAAAGAAAAGCCATCTCCTTTTGATGAAGCTGTAAGTTTAATCTGGTATTTAGAACATGTATTCTATCACTCAGTTCCTAAAATTTACAACTATATTCAACAACATATTTATGATGGTGAACCGATAGAAAATGAAATTATAGAACTAGGTTTCTGGCCTGGTGGCGATAGAGATGGTAACCCATTTGTAACTACTAAAATTACTTTAGATGTTGCAGAAAGACTGCGTCAAACAATTTTAAGAAACTATTATAGAGACATTAGACGTTTAAAAAGACGTTTTACGTTTGATGAAGTACAAGAAATCTTTTCGAAATTAGAAAAGAGACTTTATAAGCATGTTGTTAGAAGTTATACGAAAGTTAATTTTTCTCAAAAAATCTTATTAGAAGAGTTATATGCTGCAAAAGAAATCATTGTAAATAAGCATCAATCTTTATTTGTAGAAGAATTAAATGATGTTATCAACAAAGTAAAAATCTTTGGTTTTCACTTTGCAACTTTAGACATCAGACAAGATAGTAGAGTGCATCACCAAGCATTTACACAAATTGTAAAAGACTTATTAGAGACAGGAGACACTACCTTCCCTGAAAATTATTTAAGACTTTCTGACGAAGAACAAGTTGAAATTTTATCTGTTGTAAAAGGAAGCATAGACCCAAGTATTTTAACTGATGAAACTTCTATTAAAACCATAGAATCTATTTATGCGTTAAAAGAAATTCAGCAAAGAAATGGAGAGCGCGGAGCAAACCGTTACATAATTAGTAACAACCAAAGTGCTTTACATGTAATGCAAACCTTTGCAATGCTAAACTTATGTGGTTTTGAAAACGAATTACCGGTAGATGTTATTCCACTTTTTGAAACGGTAGAAGATTTAGAAAATGCAGAAGACGTAATGAGAACTTTATATTCTAATAAAGTTTATAGACATCATGTTGCCAAAAGAGGACACAAACAAACTATTATGTTAGGTTTTTCTGATGGAACAAAAGATGGTGGTTATTTAATGGCAAACTGGGGTATTTTTAAAGCAAAAGAAGCTTTAACAAGAATCTCTAGAGAATATGACATTGAAGTAGTTTTCTTTGATGGACGTGGAGGACCACCTGCTCGTGGAGGAGGAAAAACACACCAATTTTATGCTTCTTTAGGCCCAACAATAGAAGACAAAGAAATTCAATTAACCATACAAGGACAAACTATTAGTTCTAACTTTGGTACACAAAACTCATCTCAATACAACTTAGAGCAATTGATAAGTTCTGGTATTAAAAATGATGTTTTTACCAAAGATCAATTAAATGATAGCCATAGAGAATTGATAAATGATATGGCCACTACAAGTTACCAAACTTATGTAGACTTTAAAAATCATCCTAAATTTTTACCGTATTTAGAAAAAATGAGTACGTTAAAATATTATGCAAAAACCAATATTGGAAGTAGACCAAGTAAACGTGGTGGATCTGACAAACTTGACTTTTCTGCACTTAGAGCCATTCCTTTTGTAGGTAGCTGGAGCCAGTTAAAACAAAACGTTCCTGGTTTCTTTGGAGTAGGAACTGCATTAAAAAAATATGAAGACGCTGGTAGATTTGATGAAATTATTGAATTCTATAACGCATCTGACTTCTTTAGAACTTTGTTAGAAAATAGTATGATGAGTTTAACCAAATCTTTCTTTGGCTTAACTTCTTATATGGCAGAAGATGAAGAGTTTGGAGAATTCTGGACCTTAATTTTTACAGAATACGAAACCACAAAACGACTACTTTTAAAGTTAACTGGTCATAAAGAATTAATGGAGAATTTCCCTGTAGGAAAAGCATCTATTGAAGTTAGAGAACAAATTGTATTGCCTTTATTAACCATACAACAGTTTGCTTTAAAGAAAATTCAAGAACTTCAAAAAAATGGCGGAAGCGCAGAAGATATAGAAGTATATGAAAAAATGGTAATGCGTTCTTTATTTGGTAACATTAATGCAAGTAGAAATTCTGCTTAA